Below is a genomic region from Billgrantia tianxiuensis.
GCTCGTGGTGTCAAGCGTGATGGCGTCATCGGCCGGCTTGAGCGGAGCCACGCTGCGCTGCATGTCACGTGCATCGCGCGCCTGAATTTCCTTCAAAAGACTCGATAGATTAGCATTTACCCCCGCCTCCTGCAACTGAAGGTGGCGCCTGCGCGCGCGCTCCTCGGGGCTTGCAGTGAGGAATACTTTCAGCTCGGCATCGGGGAAAACCACGGTGCCCATGTCGCGCCCATCGGCCACCAGACCGGGGGCCTGGCGGAAGTCCCGCTGGCGCTGCAGCAGCGCCTGGCGCACGCCGTTCAGCGCCGCCACCTGGGAGGCGGCATCGCCCACCTGCTCGGTGCGGATCTCGCGGCTGACGTCGTCGCCTTCGAGCAGCACGCGGGTGCTCTCTTCTTCGGCCAGGAACACCACGTCGAGCCCGGCGGCGAGCCGCTCGAGTGCCGCTTCGTCGTCGAGCGCCACCTGGTGGCGCATGGCCGCCAGCGCCGTGAGGCGGTAGAGGGCGCCGCTGTCGAGCAGGTGCCAGCCCAGGCGCTCGGCGACCAGGCGGCTGATGGTGCCCTTGCCGGCACCACCGGGTCCGTCGAGGGTCAGCACCTTGGCCGTGTCACTCATGCGCGCTCCTCTTGCTCTTCGCTGACTCGGAGCCCCACGACCCTGGCAAGTTCCGTGAAGCCGGGGAACGAGGTGGCGACGTTGGCGCAGTCGTCGATGACGATCTCCTCGCCGGCACGCAGGGAAGCCACCACGAAGGACATCGCGATGCGATGGTCGCCCAGGCTGTCGATGCGCCCGCCGCCGTAGGCGACTTCGCGATCGCCAGCGCCGACGATGTCGATGCCGTCTTCCAGCACGGTGTGCTCGACGCCCAGTGTCGCCAGGCCGTCGGCCATGGCCTGGATGCGGTCGGACTCCTTGACCCGCAGCTCTTCGGCGCCGCGCAGCCGGGTGGTACCGGTGGCACAGGCGGCGGCAACGAACAGCGCCGGGAACTCGTCGATGGCAAGCGGCACCTGGTCGACGGGAATATCGATCCCCTTGAGCGGCGCATAGCGGATATGCAGGTCGGCCACCGGCTCGCCGCCCACCTCGCGCTCGTTGATGAGGTGAAGGTCGGCCCCCATCAGCTTGAGGATGTTGATCACGCCGATGCGCGTGGGGTTGATGCCCACGTGCTCGAGAATCAGGTTGGAACCCGGCGTAATGGCGGCGGCCACCAGGAAGAAGGTCGCCGAGGAAATGTCGGAGGGTACGTCGATCGGCGCGGCGGTGAGCTTGCCGCCGCCGGTAAGCCAGCAGGTATCGCCTTCGCGACCGACGTTATAGCCGAAGCCGGCCAGCATGCGCTCGGTGTGGTCGCGGGTGGGCGCCGGTTCACGCACGCGGGTTTCGCCTTCGGCATAGAGCCCGGCGAGCAGCAGGCACGATTTCACCTGAGCACTGGCCATGGGCATGTCGTAGGTGATGCCCTTGAGCTTTTGGCCGCCGTGGATCTTCAGCGGCGGGCGTCCGCCCTCGGCGGTGTCGATCACCGCCCCCATCAGCCGCAGCGGATCGGCCACGCGCCCCATGGGGCGCTTGGTCAGCGAGGCATCGCCGATCAGCTCG
It encodes:
- the cmk gene encoding (d)CMP kinase codes for the protein MSDTAKVLTLDGPGGAGKGTISRLVAERLGWHLLDSGALYRLTALAAMRHQVALDDEAALERLAAGLDVVFLAEEESTRVLLEGDDVSREIRTEQVGDAASQVAALNGVRQALLQRQRDFRQAPGLVADGRDMGTVVFPDAELKVFLTASPEERARRRHLQLQEAGVNANLSSLLKEIQARDARDMQRSVAPLKPADDAITLDTTSLSIPEVVERLTEWLAERGLVPGT